The genome window CATAAGGGTCCTTAGATTACGTCTTCTGTGCCCTTCTGCATTATCAGCATAGGCAGAACAGGTGGTAGTCTCTTCACTTCGTGGATTCTCAACCTGACGATTCGGAGGACTTATATATCCAAACTCTCTCGCGTCTTCAGAGGGAGGTGCCCCGAAAAAGGCGGGACACTGTTCATAACCTCTATCATCTGTTTCATTCATATGTGTCCTCAGATTGCGTCTTCTGTGCCCTTCTGCATTATCAGCATAGGCAGAACAGGTGGTAGTCTCTTCACTTCGTGGATTCTCAACCTGACGATCCGGAGGACTTATATATCCGAACTCTCTCGCGTCTTCAGAGGGAGGTGCCCCGAAAAAGGCGGGACACTGTTCATAATCTCTATCATCTGTTTCATTCATATGGGTCCTTACATTACGTCTTCTGTGCCCTTCTGCATTATCAGCATAGGCAGAACAGGTGGTAGTCTCGTCACTTTGTGGATTCTCAACCTGACGATCCGGAGGACTTATATATCCGAACTCTCTCGCGTCTTCAGAGGGAGGTGCCCCGAAAAAGGCGGGACACTGTTCATAATCTCTATCATCTGTTTCATTCATATAGGTCCTTACATTACGTCTTCTGTGCCCTTCTGCGTTATCAGCATAGGCAGAACAGGTGGTAGTCTCTTCACTTCGTGGATTCTCAACCTGACGATCCGGAGGACTTATATATCCGAACTCTCTCGCGTCTTCAGAGGGAGGTGCCCCGAAAAAGGCGGGACACTGTTCATAATCTCTATCATCTGTTTCATTCATATGGGTCCTTAGATTGCGTCTTCTGTGCCCTTCTGCATTATCAGCATAGGTAGGACAGGTGGTAGTCTCTTCACTTCGTGGATTCTCAACCTGACGATTCGGAGGACTTATATATCCGAACTCTCTCGCGTCTTCAGAGGGAGGTGCCCCGAAAAAGGCGGGACACTGTTCATAATCTCTACCATCTGTTTCATTCATATGAGTCCTTAGATTACGTCTTCTGTGTCCTTCTGCATTATCAGTATCACTTGAATAAGCGGGACATCCACCCGTACGTTCTTCTTCAGAAGATGTAGAGTCATCGTTATACACCATATCATATTCCGTGATAGCAATGTCATGTGACTCCAGCTGATATGCAGGACATTCCGATAGCTGTCTGTAATCAGAGCGGTCACCTTCGTCCGGAGTACTGTGTCCTGTTGAATTTCTGTGACCGTCATTCTCTTCGTCATCTCCACGAACTCCTGCATATGAGTACGCACGACACTCGTGGCTCAGCACATTGCTGAGCTCTTCTCCATCGCCATCACTGAAGGTGGAGGCATCGTTAGTAGACCCTCTGTCCGGCAAACTTTCAGCAAGATCTAAGAACCCCATTAGACGCTGGTCATCGGACAATTCATCCTCAGGCATGGTTGCTGTGAGGGTTGAAATGTAAatagataattataatgatgaagTTTCGTTCTCAGAAGAAATATCAATTAATGAAATACATCGGGATAACGAAATTCTTTGTCACATGAGACAAGTGAATATGAAAAATCCACTGCTTTACGCACATTTAACCCAACCGTTTATAGGCCTATCTAGTCCATTTTTATCTTCTCATTATTATGTGTATAAGATATAAATGTTACCATACAACGACGGTAGAAGGGCCTGGTGGAGGATTACTACATCAACAATCGCCAACGGGCGTTGTTGTCCATGGAAGAGCAGAGAGAGAAGTTTACTatttttccgtacacgtacatatgataataataataataataataataataacatacattgtaggcgctacttgtatagcgcacaggtccacctttcggtgctcatggcgcttcaaaaaatgataagagtgatacattatgtttgtatgtacatgttcaaatttgacaacagagaagaaaatggcaaacaacaacaaacacataccagataaagaatacaattgttctAAAATACCCTTGATATTCCAGCTTCTACTCAAATAATACTATAGCTGTATGTATAactgatttgaatatttttatgtCGATTATTACCAGTAGGATGTTCATCCTCTTCGTCACAATTACTTTGATTTCCATTCTCGTCTTGATCGCCACCTCCGCCGTCTGTAAATGATAGTCAGGGGACAAACAGCAGTATGTATTGGTGTTGTGGTGGTTAGACATCGTATGATACCATTGTTTTGGAGATTTCATTGTACAATATGATATAATCGACAAAAATATAGTTTAACACTTCCTTGTAATGGCAGATTGTAATTAATTCACTAATCCAATGGTGAATCATCCTTCGTTACACTGGTTGAATAAATTTGATGTTAAATGCGCACTTTGAGTGCCGAATAGTTATCTCAAACAAAACGCCAAACTTTTGTTCTGCTGTAAGTTTCCGCTCGTTACAGAAGTTCGGACTTGCCATAAGTATATAAGACAATATTTAGGTACAACTTGCAGGAGATCGTGTTATAACATCATGACCGAGTAAACATATCATAAAGTGAAGAATACTGAAAATCATTCTACAGCCAGGATTCATTTCTTAATTCGTATACATATTAACTAGGCTTTGAAGTGGGTTGAAAATAAGTTCAGCGCAATGAATATTGTCCATATAACAATTTCGAAAGGAATTCATACCTCTATTAGAGCAGTGACGGATGCTACAAGCGTCTACTACCAGATAATCCCCAAGACAGCCTGCTGCTTGCTGTTGGTCTTCGTCCAAGCACTCCCGCCAACGTGCTTTTCGTCCGCTTCCATGTAAAATTTCGCACGGTGACCATTCGCTCCATGTTGACCACGCAACGACCCGTTCACTGTCCACTCCATACTGATGTGGCCAAATATCAATCATTGATTCAGCCGAGTCGGAAACACCTACATGGCGAAGTATAGAAGATTTGAAAGCGAAATGTTGATACCTTGTAGTGGTGTCTCAGCTTAACAAGACAACAGTATTTGCAGTGTGCTGAGGAGGCAAATGATTGTTCACAGCTAGTGTACATAAATTAATTTTTAACTTTGTCTCATATTTTAGCTGAATTCTTTGCGCTGCTTGTGTCTTGTTCATTTCGTGGACCTAATTTTTTTGATACCTTTGGATTTTattctacaatttgaataagaaaatgaaattgtgtcAACGTGGAGTTTCACCTATAAGACGCTTATACTCGCTCATGACCTGGCATATACAGTCTATATTCATCACAATGTACGAGAATACATCAGGGAAGaaagaagaggggaaaaaaatacttGTGGTGGTTTCCAGAGTGGTAGGGGAAACAGTTGTTGATTGCTCGCTGCCATAGCAACCAGTTGGGCGACAAGATACTGTTTCCGCGGTCTGATACCGGCCACGAGCACGCCGGCACTCGTGCCTATTCACGATGCAAAACCGAAGTCTAGTTTTGGTCGACGTCGTACACGAACACGACGTCCAGGGAGTCCACTGTGAATACATGAGTTCACCTAAGGCTAAACCTGCAGTCATGTCAGGAGAAGAGACAAGAACAAAAGGAGTAAGTGGCAGGTAAGACATACTCTGTTATGATAAGccaagaggaaattattttgtggCCAAAACCACGATTCTGAACGCTGTAACAAAGCTGCTTATTTCTGTTTTATGCATTCATACGCAATATAGCTTTATTGTCTTTACCCAAATCTTACCGCACCGTCCCCATATATGAACGATGATGATGGCGTCTTAAGATTGAGTATTATTGTCTACACACAAGAGATGCTTCACTCAATTAGCATGTAATGTGGTGTGTAGAAATTTACCTGTCTGTCAGTATTATTATACTTTCCACAACAGCGCAGCAAATTCATAAGAACGTTAAGAGAGCATTCCAGATGACAGTCATGTAAATTTCACATCATCGGGTACTACATACACTTTAAATATACAATGCTGTGTAAattcgtggaatttattatgataaatatattctgaaaaccccaaaatacaatacattgaacaaggatgatggcgTAGGAGACTCACATAAATTattccagtaatgtagcaaTGTCATTCCATAACAACACCACTTGTTTAACAAGTTCAACTGTGCATAATCTAaacatgctttcttcttttgttctggtTCCTTGAGCACCAATCACGCTTTCTTATGTGAAGCTGTTATGTTATGTCATCATTCtcattcattgtgatttgttatgaattttgaaatcattctcattcctcatccgaATCATTATAGATTCTGTAagtctgtacccagtataaccaatttatagatgttcagatgcaaaaagtctgaaaatgatCTGGAGGTTTTCTCATGTGCTCATGTAGCTGGATGCAAAGATCATTGTGTGGTATATTATATGCGGTGGCATTAGAAACAGGATTGGTGTCACTGTCAACGTTTCATCAGAGCTACAATGGCTTTATTCACAATAGTGAAGTAGTGAAGACCTACAATGGCTTAATTCACAACAGTGAAGACATTTTAGTCCACCTTGAAGGAATATTCTCATTTCTTATTGCTCAAGAATgcgtttcaagaaaatgtttgatacatacGAATATTATGAACTTTGTAAGACTATATTGAGAAGGAGAATCTTACGTATTGCACGACGCTTTCTTGAATGGGCTGTACCAATGGATGAATTAGAAAATAGCCTTGAAAATGTATCATCTTCGTCTGGCGTGCCGATATCTGCGAGGCCTGACTGTGGAATCGAGGAATTCGTAGGCGAGGTGTGAGCGTCCCTCAGGTTGCCTGCGTTCAGAATGGCACGAAAATGGAGATTTTTTCTTTCTAGTTCTCTTCATTCGTCATTATCAGCGTATATGAACTATACCCAGTGTTATAAAGGAAACCCACCCCGAAATAAATAACCTttaaaagaaagggaaaatatttcctacagaatgatacaaaaatgacaaaagtcaGATAAGagataaggaagatatgacatgttggaatttcacttttttttttcccgaaaccatttcttgaccagtccttatgtatattcaaattagcaagttgacgatgtcatgctctcaccaTCTCTTATTCATTTcgtatacagaaatgacaaaaatctcatatttcagctgtgtgaatataaaacttgtcttaaaaccacccaaaattaaaaagaacaaatgttaaatctaatatatcttggtatgggaACATGCTTTTATTTGTATGAATAAcaaatttttcaagtttcatacataaacatacatcttttttttttcttttttacttttggggtggatttcttcttttattttagcGTGTTACTTCGTGGAAGACCTATGCAGTTTTTGTCATCGCGTTTACACTGTTTTCACTCCTTCCATCGAACTTAGtcccgggaaaaaaaaaaagtgaagatacTAGATGTTTtaaacacatctttttttttcaatgcaaagTGCGTGCCAATAATAATACGCGACATTGTAGAGGAAGAGCACATAATATGCCAAACTGCTTGTTTGGAAGCGCAAAGTATCAAACAATAAATCATGTCATTTATTCAAAGCACCTCTAGGTCTACATTGAATTCATTGGCCGTTCAAAAAAAACTGATTATGTAAGCATCATTCTTGATGGAATTCAGCGCATTATAAGAGGCCACTATattatttaatatttcattataatgcATGAGACCAGAATGTTTTTTCTAATTATTGTGGTTAGTAACCGACTTTTATTTCCAGCAACAACGTGTGTTGCATATACACTTTGATTATATATTATGCCTTTGGTCACTTTGAATTTTCTTACCCAAGTATTGCTCCCCGTCCCGTCTCCGAATGTTCGAAGATGAGTTAACTGAGCATGAAGCAATGTTACACAGTTTCCAACGTATGTCATGTTTGCCATGACAATCGACTGATGAATACTTCCGCTCATGTTGTGGAGAATCATCTATTCTTTGGTTGCAAAGACGCCATCGAAACTGTTTGCCGCCCCCACATGATGCACTGCAGAGGGACCAAGGCTGCCAAGGACCCCAATTCGTTGCGTCTTGTGAAAGCGCTATATATTAgatgaaaaatacaaatgtaagaTCATCTCCATTAGTAACTTTCAATACCCGTAATAAAGAACATTCCCATGATGTTACAGATGTCGACAATGTAAGGTCTATTGCAGCCATGCATGGcacacttaaagggactgtacagtgctAGTTGaagtggggattcaggtttataacattcctaagtgagataataagaaacctcttatgaaatatgaaatatgaaagagcatgtaagaaggattcaacgtttatttgatgaaaattggttttcaaatggctgagatatcaaaaaaagagattataataaaaggctacaggccacgccttttatcataggatctctttgtttcaccttgtttttggatatctcagccatttcaaaaccgattttcatcaaataaacttctgaTACCcttaagcccgccgcacactacacgattcACCGGTCTTAGGACCTTAAGActagaagtgtgacgtcacagtcttgccattttctagtcgtacgactgggtcttagcgccagtcgtagagatttgacatgttgaatttctacgACCGGTCGTAGGCTTTCAACCATTCACAATGCAGTAAAATGCAAGCGTACGCAGAGCGCACTGCGCGCGCTTTACAGTCGTAATTAAGCCTACTCGTAAGGTtcggtcgtatagtgtgcggtgtccggtcgtacgactggtcttaagacccagcttggcttaaagggaaggtaaacccaaagagcaatgtggattgagtgaaagcagcaacattagtagaacacatcagtgaaagtttgagaaaaatcggacaatcgatgcaaaagtatatgaatttttaaagttttggtgttggaaccgctggatgaggagactactagaggatatgacgtatgagtggacaacaatacaaagaaaatataaaggatattcaacaaaaattcacttttctagaattatgaaagagcagtggaccaaccgccttcagaaagcagggggaataattgctacccttaacatatgtcaatatcaagttgatggaatttgtaattttcatgaaaaatggatttttgtagtattttctttatatttccttgatattgtagtccactcatacgtcataacctctagtagtctcctcatccagcggttccaacaccaaaactttaaaaattcataacttttgcatcgattgtccgattttcttcaaactttcactgatgtgttctactaatgttgctgctttcactcaatccacattgttcttggggtttatcttccctttaagactttaagaccagtctgatcgtgtagtgtgcggtagcctttagaattgcatgctctttgacatctcataagagtggtttctgaatatctcgcaaaacgttcataaaagctaaatccttacctcaaccagaactgtacacaccctttaaccttCTGTAGAGGCTCCTA of Diadema setosum chromosome 15, eeDiaSeto1, whole genome shotgun sequence contains these proteins:
- the LOC140238802 gene encoding uncharacterized protein, with the protein product MKIHFFLAATRQLVLVIITLHYWEALSQDATNWGPWQPWSLCSASCGGGKQFRWRLCNQRIDDSPQHERKYSSVDCHGKHDIRWKLCNIASCSVNSSSNIRRRDGEQYLGNLRDAHTSPTNSSIPQSGLADIGTPDEDDTFSRLFSNSSIGTAHSRKRRAIRLALGELMYSQWTPWTSCSCTTSTKTRLRFCIVNRHECRRARGRYQTAETVSCRPTGCYGSEQSTTVSPTTLETTTSVSDSAESMIDIWPHQYGVDSERVVAWSTWSEWSPCEILHGSGRKARWRECLDEDQQQAAGCLGDYLVVDACSIRHCSNRDGGGGDQDENGNQSNCDEEDEHPTATMPEDELSDDQRLMGFLDLAESLPDRGSTNDASTFSDGDGEELSNVLSHECRAYSYAGVRGDDEENDGHRNSTGHSTPDEGDRSDYRQLSECPAYQLESHDIAITEYDMVYNDDSTSSEEERTGGCPAYSSDTDNAEGHRRRNLRTHMNETDGRDYEQCPAFFGAPPSEDAREFGYISPPNRQVENPRSEETTTCPTYADNAEGHRRRNLRTHMNETDDRDYEQCPAFFGAPPSEDAREFGYISPPDRQVENPRSEETTTCSAYADNAEGHRRRNVRTYMNETDDRDYEQCPAFFGAPPSEDAREFGYISPPDRQVENPQSDETTTCSAYADNAEGHRRRNVRTHMNETDDRDYEQCPAFFGAPPSEDAREFGYISPPDRQVENPRSEETTTCSAYADNAEGHRRRNLRTHMNETDDRGYEQCPAFFGAPPSEDAREFGYISPPNRQVENPRSEETTTCSAYADNAEGHRRRNLRTLMNETDDRDYEQCPAFFGAPPSEDAREFGYISPPNRQFENPRSEETTSCSAYASSNSDSTPRRRLYSSEHQDMTDGRRYDQCPTYFGAAASPDAQELGIMLPDHRTQSSDGAESMQSLGNCAAFEHSSTNRRDLRTPQGNDLASDERQYEQCPEYKGAPSSPDAVEHGAIHSSAYHIENSRGRVGFESGVCSVYTQLNNGGRRRETPRREPVGNRDTRAMAGCPAYN